The genomic region TGACGGTTGGTTTTACCGCCGGAATTGCCTTCATCATCTTTGCCAGCCAGATCAAGGATCTGCTTGGACTTGATCTTGGTGGTGCGGAGCCAGGACCGTTTCTTGAAAAGCTGCCGGTTATCTGGGCCGCTTTGCCGAGTATGGATCTTGCTACCGTGATGTTGTCAGGGTCGACTATTCTGGTGATTGTCGGGCTTAAATATGTTCGCCCGCATTGGCCGGGCATGCTGATTGCCGTGGTCGGTGCCGCGTTGATAACGGCTGTGTTTGATCTTCCGGTCGCAACGATCGGAAGTATTTACGGCGGCATTCCAAGCAGTTTTCCAATGCCATCCTTGCCCGAAATTGATTTTGCCAAGGCGCAGGCGGTGCTGCCGAACGCAATTGCATTTGCGCTTTTGGGGGCGATTGAGTCGTTGTTGTCTGCTGTGGTGGCCGATGGCATGACCGGACGTCGGCACAGATCGAACTGCGAACTGGTAGCACAGGGTGTTGCAAACGTGGCCTCGGGCCTGTTCGGGGGCATTTGCGTCACCGGCACCATCGCGCGCACAGCAACCAATGTGCGATCCAAGGCGCATGGTCCGGTCGCCGGAATTTTACACGGCGTGTTTCTGTTGCTGTTCATTCTGATTGCGGCCCCCTTGGCGGGGTTCATTCCCCTGGCATGCCTTGCCGGTCTGTTGGCGACCGTTGCCTGGAACATGATCGAAAAGCACGCCATCGTTACTTTGCTGCGATCATCGCGTGGTGATGCGGCGGTTTTGCTGACAACGTTGCTTCTGACCGTGTTTCGCGACCTGCTTGAAGCGATTGTTGTCGGGTTTGCATTGGGATCGGTTCTGTTCATCCGGCGTATGTCACGCATGGCCGATATCGAAAGTGCCACACCTTTTGTTGCCGAAGACCGGGCGGATAATCAGGTCGTCTTGATGGCATCGGATCCTGTATCGGCTGGTGATCCCGACATCGTTGTTTACCGAATTTCCGGCGTCTTTTTCTTTGGGGCGACGGCGGCCTTCGGGTCGGTGCTGGATCGTATCGGTGATACGCGCCGCGCACTGGTTGTTGATTTTTCAGCCGTGCCTTTTCTTGATTCCACAGCCGCCAATACGCTGGCAAGCCTGGTTCAAAAAGTGCGCAGCCGGGGCGGGCTGATTGTCTTTAGCGGCACGAAACACGATATCCGGCGCGATTTGTTTGTGCACGGGATGAAGCCGCCAGCAATCCATTATGAGGCCGATGTTGAACAGGCTGTCAAATGGCTGGGCGAGAAGCTTGGCACATTGCGGGATTAACCCGCAGTCGGGCGCAACCAATTGGTCTTTTGTTGGCAAAACAGCATTTTGGGTTTATTCGGTATCGTTATGCCGATTTAAGCTGTGCCCAAACAGCAAGCCCCAAAAGGAAATGCCATGACTGATCAGACCGGACTGAATGTCACCATTGATGATCGCGTTGCCACCATCACGATCTGTCAGCCGGAACGCAAGAACGCCCTGACCAAACCGATGTGGGGTGCGTTGGCGACGATTGTCCACGAATTGTCGGATGATCTTGATCTGCGTTGCGTGATTATTCGGGGTGGCGAGGGCGCCGGTTTTGGCGCCGGGGCAGATATCCATGAGTTCGTGCGGGAACGGTCCGGGTTCGACAAAGCGCGCGATTACGGCATGTTGCATGCCGAGGCGCTTCAGACCATCCAGAACTGCACCCATCCGGTGATTGCCGCGATTGATGGCCCGTGCATGGGGGCGTCATTCGTGCTGGCGGCAGCGTGCGACATGCGCATTGCCGCCGATAACGCAAAGTTCGCTGTACCGCCGATGAAGCTTGGCGCAACACTTGGCTATCCCGAGCTCGAAATCATGCTTGATCTGCTGGGCGAGGCGGCATTGTTCGAAATCCTGCTTGAAGGGCAGGTGTTTGATGTCGTCCGGGCGCGCGAGATCGGTTTTATCGCCCGTCATGTCACACTTGAGGCGTTTGACGAGGAAGTTGCCAAGACCGGCAAACGTATTGCCGGTGGCGCGCCGCTGACGCAGCGGGCGCACAAAAGCATGCTGAACCGTCTGCGCCAGGGTGGCTCAATTGACATGCATGAATTTGATGAAGGCTACCGCGCCTTTGAAAGTGCCGATTTCAAGGAAGGCTACACCGCGTTTCTTGAAAAGCGTAAACCGATCTTCACCGGGAAATAGGCATCGAGGGCTTTAACAGTCGGCCTGTTAAAGTCCCAAATCCGGTGTCAACGGCACGTCGGTGATGCCGTAATCAATGCCCATCTTGTGCAATTCGCTGGTGATCTGGGAACGGTGATGGGTTTGGTGATTGAAAAACTGCACCAAAAATAGCGGGCGGGGCAGGGTGCGCGTGATGCCGTCGACACCGGTGAACTTGCGATATCCATCCTGCCAGTCACGATCGTCCGAGGCGACAAAAGCCTCGATCTCGGCATCAAGGTCGCGGCGGATTTGGCGCAACTCATCAAAATCATCGGCGACCTGAGTGTGGGCATCATAGACCGGGGCGTTTCCAGTTTTCATGATGCTGAGAATACGACGGTCTATATGCACCAGATGG from Thalassospira indica harbors:
- a CDS encoding SulP family inorganic anion transporter; the protein is MKPENPEKSWYPKPDFVELFTPKLITVLREGYGLAQLRADAIAGLTVAIVALPLSMAIAIASGATPAQGLYTAIIGGILVSLLGGSRFQIGGPAGAFIVLVAATVQAHGMDGLLLATIMAGGILVLIGLFRLGTYIKFIPYPVTVGFTAGIAFIIFASQIKDLLGLDLGGAEPGPFLEKLPVIWAALPSMDLATVMLSGSTILVIVGLKYVRPHWPGMLIAVVGAALITAVFDLPVATIGSIYGGIPSSFPMPSLPEIDFAKAQAVLPNAIAFALLGAIESLLSAVVADGMTGRRHRSNCELVAQGVANVASGLFGGICVTGTIARTATNVRSKAHGPVAGILHGVFLLLFILIAAPLAGFIPLACLAGLLATVAWNMIEKHAIVTLLRSSRGDAAVLLTTLLLTVFRDLLEAIVVGFALGSVLFIRRMSRMADIESATPFVAEDRADNQVVLMASDPVSAGDPDIVVYRISGVFFFGATAAFGSVLDRIGDTRRALVVDFSAVPFLDSTAANTLASLVQKVRSRGGLIVFSGTKHDIRRDLFVHGMKPPAIHYEADVEQAVKWLGEKLGTLRD
- a CDS encoding enoyl-CoA hydratase/isomerase family protein yields the protein MTDQTGLNVTIDDRVATITICQPERKNALTKPMWGALATIVHELSDDLDLRCVIIRGGEGAGFGAGADIHEFVRERSGFDKARDYGMLHAEALQTIQNCTHPVIAAIDGPCMGASFVLAAACDMRIAADNAKFAVPPMKLGATLGYPELEIMLDLLGEAALFEILLEGQVFDVVRAREIGFIARHVTLEAFDEEVAKTGKRIAGGAPLTQRAHKSMLNRLRQGGSIDMHEFDEGYRAFESADFKEGYTAFLEKRKPIFTGK
- a CDS encoding DinB family protein, with amino-acid sequence MARMTFDDYGCAMAKYNTWQNNVLYDLCDQIGDEERRRDRGMFFKSINATLNHLVHIDRRILSIMKTGNAPVYDAHTQVADDFDELRQIRRDLDAEIEAFVASDDRDWQDGYRKFTGVDGITRTLPRPLFLVQFFNHQTHHRSQITSELHKMGIDYGITDVPLTPDLGL